AAAAATCAGACGTGATCAGATATATAAGTACCGCTAAGTACTCCGAGTACTAACCCAATCACCGTAAAACAGCTCTAGTTAGTTAGCCTTTTATCGTACATGACATCCAAGTTTCCATTATGCGGGACTCCAACGATTATCGCTCTTCCTTTCTCTCAGTATATAAACATGCAATACATCCAGCCAAGATCCAACAACACCCCATCTACTTCTATTTGAAAAGGACGAGTTGAGAATGGCGTTCAAGCACCAGCTCATCCTCTCGACCGCAATCCTGCTCGCCGTCCTTGCCGCGGCGTCGGCCAGCTTCAAGGACCAATGCGTTCCAGGGCGGGAGATCACATACGACTCGCTTAACGCCTGCCGCGGGTACGCGGTCAGACAAACATGCGGCTACTACCTCTCCGCCGAGAGGCAGAAGAGGCGGTGCTGCGACGAACTGTCCAAGGTCCCGGAGCTCTGCCGGTGCGAGGTGCTGCACGTCCTCATGGATGGGAGAGTAACTAAGGAGGGCGTGGTTAAGGGCAGCCTCCTCCAGGACATGTCCGGATGCAAAAAGTTGACGAGGGAGTTCATCGCGGGCATCGTCGGGCGGGAAGAGTGCAACTTGGAGACTGTCTTCGGGCGGTATCATTACTGCCCGACCCAATACCGATcctgaagtggccgtgtaacttTACAAATAAATAGCTCGAGCGTGAATAAGCTTGTTGCTCCATCGATGGACTAATCGCATATGTATATCTATGCGCATGTGCGGAAAATATGGCAACAAAGAGCATCCGTGAGGATAATGTTAATCTTCTGTTAAGATGTGCGGCAGTTATACTAGTGCAGAAAAGCTTATATATGGTGTGTTTGATTGCCGTGCTATTTTTTGTGTTTCCCCAGAGAGTGTCTCGGTTGAGTGTCTaatgggagagagagagagagagagagaatgaaTTTACTTATCTACTCTCTGCAACTCTCTTCGGCACTTTGTTGCCCCATTTCGCAAGTGCCCACCAAAAAAGGCGCATCCTCAGCTGGTCTGTTTCAAGCGTAATTATCCCTCTATGCGTTCGTGTTATTTCTGAATTCGTATTTACGAGCACACATGCTATGACACAGAATTTATGAGCGTGCAGCTAGCAGTTGGAGCTGGCGTGTAATCAACGCCCCTCTCGTTTCAATGCGTGAGGCTGGCTTGTGGGCCATCTATT
This genomic window from Aegilops tauschii subsp. strangulata cultivar AL8/78 chromosome 4, Aet v6.0, whole genome shotgun sequence contains:
- the LOC109757616 gene encoding trypsin/alpha-amylase inhibitor CMX1/CMX3 codes for the protein MAFKHQLILSTAILLAVLAAASASFKDQCVPGREITYDSLNACRGYAVRQTCGYYLSAERQKRRCCDELSKVPELCRCEVLHVLMDGRVTKEGVVKGSLLQDMSGCKKLTREFIAGIVGREECNLETVFGRYHYCPTQYRS